The following coding sequences lie in one Prionailurus viverrinus isolate Anna chromosome X, UM_Priviv_1.0, whole genome shotgun sequence genomic window:
- the LOC125157730 gene encoding transcription factor SPT20 homolog, with product MQQALERALDRAEYVIASAQQRPPKRKGSASGGASLDEKLYDLYVEECGKEPEATEELRSNVNLLEKLLRRESLPCLVVNLYPGKEGYSLMLEGENGSYSETIRPPYEEGELLEYLDAEQLPPALVDLLEKSQVNFFHSGCVIAQVRDYRQCSREPPGYTSRHVLLRPTMQTLACDVQSMTSDDQTWTQEDRLLLESQLILATAEPLCLDPSVSVACTANRLLYNKQKMNTGPMKRSFKRYSAPSLNRQQELSHRPPPPELRAWASCKKSRERQAGPQHDLKISKAGNCVDMWKQRPCDLAVPSGVDVQKYARGKKSARYDGSPPTAWPAHKVEGDSVLGYEAGGESQTAQLTSVQPPNDPPLSGRRRPCKEARREGQGSPPHSSTDDHPDSVRPGSKMDAGTEAIRSAVLVQRKAKCPATASHGSSGPASLSQPPPGKETAQPETVSVWSSVLGKGVSHPPLRFRLSWSSGGTRSGNSFTPVEASGFFKSPAPAPAPAPAPQPPSLSQNSSVDVTQVSMLPAATLPTTGSSQRSLATQVTARSPGPNIIQLAGPVCGAQALARGSSPGQGSTAGATDPAGIQPGSLPSGARPPNAVRTAAQAASPVRVQFFLKNASGLKPVTLLELPQGSPPLNAQQQPEQRLYQLIPQAQLQSAPTANLQNVQKYHLRTPDFQLIGFRFVPYTFSHKPNAPPSASAFTRTVKPQRPRLL from the exons ATGCAGCAGGCTTTAGAACGAGCTCTGGACCGTGCGGAGTATGTCATTGCCAGTGCCCAGCAGAGGCCTCCTAAAAGGAAAGGCTCAGCGAGTGGGGGCGCATCTCTGGATGAAAAACTTTATGACCTGTATGTGGAAGAATGCGGGAAGGAGCCTGAGGCTACGGAGGAATTAAGAAGCAACGTGAACTTGTTGGAGAAGCTCCTGAGGAGAGAGTCGTTGCCGTGCTTAGTGGTCAACCTATACCCAGGAAAGGAGGGATATTCGCTGATGCTCGAGGGCGAAAATGGATCCTATTCGGAGACCATTCGACCGCCTTACGAAGAAGGGGAGTTGCTCGAATACTTGGATGCTGAACAATTACCTCCTGCTCTGGTGGATCTCCTGGAAAAATCTCAGGTTAACTTTTTTCACTCTGGGTGTGTCATAGCCCAGGTACGGGACTACCGGCAGTGCAGTCGGGAACCTCCCGGCTACACGAGCAGGCATGTTCTCCTGCGGCCAACGATGCAGACGTTAGCCTGCGACGTGCAGTCCATGACCAGCGATGACCAGACCTGGACCCAGGAAGACAGGCTTTTGCTGGAGAGCCAGCTGATCTTAGCCACGGCCGAACCGCTGTGTCTTGATCCTTCTGTATCAGTAGCCTGCACTGCAAACAGGCTGCTCTATAACAAGCAAAAGATGAACACTGGCCCCATGAAAAGGAGCTTCAAGAGGTATTCTGCACCCTCCCTGAACCGGCAGCAGGAGCTGTCTCATCGTCCACCTCCTCCTGAGCTGAGAGCATGGGCCTCTtgcaagaaaagcagagaaaggcaAGCAGGTCCGCAGCACGACCTCAAAATTTCTAAAGCGGGGAACTGCGTCGATATGTGGAAACAGAGACCCTGTGACTTGGCCGTACCTTCCGGAGTGGACGTGCAGAAATACGCCAGGGGGAAGAAGTCCGCCAGATACGATGGCTCGCCACCGACGGCCTGGCCAGCCCACAAGGTAGAAGGTGATTCCGTATTGGGCTATGAAGCTGGCGGTGAGTCTCAGACAGCGCAGCTGACTTCCGTGCAGCCGCCGAATGACCCACCTTTGTCTGGAAGAAGAAGGCCCTGCAAAGAAGCCAGACGTGAGGGACAGGGGTCTCCTCCGCACTCCTCCACAGACGACCATCCAGACAGTGTCCGGCCTGGCTCAAAGATGGATGCTGGGACGGAAGCCATTCGGTCAGCTGTCTTGGTCCAGCGCAAGGCCAAGTGTCCCGCCACCGCGTCACACGGCTCCAGTGGCCCAGCCAGCCTCAGCCAGCCGCCTCCCGGGAAGGAAACAGCACAGCCTGAGACGGTGTCGGTTTGGTCTTCAGTCCTGGGAAAGGGAGTCAGCCATCCACCTCTACGCTTCAGACTTTCCTGGAGCTCAGGAGGGACTCGGTCAGGCAACAGTTTCACCCCAGTGGAGGCAAGCGGCTTCTTTAAATCTCcggctcctgctcctgctcccgcTCCTGCTCCTCAGCCCCCGAGTCTTTCCCAGAATTCGTCTGTGGAC GTGACTCAAGTTAGCATGCTTCCCGCGGCCACCCTACCCACTACCGGCTCATCACAAAGAAGCCTGGCCACCCAGGTCACGGCCCGCTCCCCTGGCCCCAACATCATCCAGCTGGCGGGCCCGGTCTGTGGAGCCCAGGCTTTGGCGAGGGGTTCCAGCCCCGGGCAGGGCTCTACCGCTGGGGCCACAGATCCTGCGGGAATCCAGCCCGGCAGCCTGCCCTCGGGAGCTCGGCCACCAAATGCAGTGCGCACTGCAGCACAGGCTGCGTCTCCAGTCCGcgttcagttttttttaaaaaatgcttcaggCCTCAAGCCGGTGACTCTGCTGGAGCTTCCGCAAGGTTCGCCCCCTTTGAACGCCCAGCAGCAGCCAGAGCAGCGGCTCTATCAGTTGATTCCACAAGCACAACTTCA ATCAGCCCCCACCGCCAACCTGCAGAATGTACAGAAATATCATCTCCGAACGCCTGACTTCCAGCTGATCGGGTTCCGCTTTGTCCCGTACACGTTTTCGCACAAACCTAATGCACCTCCTTCGGCCTCTGCTTTTACAAGGACAGTGAAACCCCAGAGACCCAGGCTGCTGTAG
- the LOC125157732 gene encoding transcription factor SPT20 homolog, whose amino-acid sequence MQQALERALDRAEYVIASAQQRPPKRKGSASGGASLDEKLYDLYVEECGKEPEATEELRSNVNLLEKLLRRESLPCLVVNLYPGKEGYSLMLEGENGSYSETIRPPYEEGELLEYLDAEQLPPALVDLLEKSQVNFFHSGCVIAQVRDYRQCSREPPGYTSRHVLLRPTMQTLACDVQSMTSDDQTWTQEDRLLLESQLILATAEPLCLDPSVSVACTANRLLYNKQKMNTGPMKRSFKRYSAPSLNRQQELSHRPPPPELRAWASCKKSRERQAGPQHDLKISKAGNCVDMWKQRPCDLAVPSGVDVQKYARGKKSARYDGSPPTAWPAHKVEGDSVLGYEAGGESQTAQLTSVQPPNDPPLSGRRRPCKEARREGQGSPPHSSTDDHPDSVRPGSKMDAGTEAIRSAVLVQRKAKCPATASHGSSGPASLSQPPPGKETAQPETVSVWSSVLGKGVSHPPLRFRLSWSSGGTRSGNSFTPVEASGFFKSPAPAPAPAPAPQPPSLSQNSSVDVTQVSMLPAATLPTTGSSQRSLATQVTARSPGPNIIQLAGPVCGAQALARGSSPGQGSTAGATDPAGIQPGSLPSGARPPNAVRTAAQAASPVRVQFFLKNASGLKPVTLLELPQGSPPLNAQQQPEQRLYQLIPQAQLQQASASGPWQPVPRGPGARGPAPPETASPAQQAVVLNLLGQGRGRGRENQGRARPSGPRHTLQLSPASQPWPQQQAQQHRILQHPVAVTTVATQTAQPSWGQRAASQSEGKKNRGPPSPPRS is encoded by the exons ATGCAGCAGGCTTTAGAACGAGCTCTGGACCGTGCGGAGTATGTCATTGCCAGTGCCCAGCAGAGGCCTCCTAAAAGGAAAGGCTCAGCGAGTGGGGGCGCATCTCTGGATGAAAAACTTTATGACCTGTATGTGGAAGAATGCGGGAAGGAGCCTGAGGCTACGGAGGAATTAAGAAGCAACGTGAACTTGTTGGAGAAGCTCCTGAGGAGAGAGTCGTTGCCGTGCTTAGTGGTCAACCTATACCCAGGAAAGGAGGGATATTCGCTGATGCTCGAGGGCGAAAATGGATCCTATTCGGAGACCATTCGACCGCCTTACGAAGAAGGGGAGTTGCTCGAATACTTGGATGCTGAACAATTACCTCCTGCTCTGGTGGATCTCCTGGAAAAATCTCAGGTTAACTTTTTTCACTCTGGGTGTGTCATAGCCCAGGTACGGGACTACCGGCAGTGCAGTCGGGAACCTCCCGGCTACACGAGCAGGCATGTTCTCCTGCGGCCAACGATGCAGACGTTAGCCTGCGACGTGCAGTCCATGACCAGCGATGACCAGACCTGGACCCAGGAAGACAGGCTTTTGCTGGAGAGCCAGCTGATCTTAGCCACGGCCGAACCGCTGTGTCTTGATCCTTCTGTATCAGTAGCCTGCACTGCAAACAGGCTGCTCTATAACAAGCAAAAGATGAACACTGGCCCCATGAAAAGGAGCTTCAAGAGGTATTCTGCACCCTCCCTGAACCGGCAGCAGGAGCTGTCTCATCGTCCACCTCCTCCTGAGCTGAGAGCATGGGCCTCTtgcaagaaaagcagagaaaggcaAGCAGGTCCGCAGCACGACCTCAAAATTTCTAAAGCGGGGAACTGCGTCGATATGTGGAAACAGAGACCCTGTGACTTGGCCGTACCTTCCGGAGTGGACGTGCAGAAATACGCCAGGGGGAAGAAGTCCGCCAGATACGATGGCTCGCCACCGACGGCCTGGCCAGCCCACAAGGTAGAAGGTGATTCCGTATTGGGCTATGAAGCTGGCGGTGAGTCTCAGACAGCGCAGCTGACTTCCGTGCAGCCGCCGAATGACCCACCTTTGTCTGGAAGAAGAAGGCCCTGCAAAGAAGCCAGACGTGAGGGACAGGGGTCTCCTCCGCACTCCTCCACAGACGACCATCCAGACAGTGTCCGGCCTGGCTCAAAGATGGATGCTGGGACGGAAGCCATTCGGTCAGCTGTCTTGGTCCAGCGCAAGGCCAAGTGTCCCGCCACCGCGTCACACGGCTCCAGTGGCCCAGCCAGCCTCAGCCAGCCGCCTCCCGGGAAGGAAACAGCACAGCCTGAGACGGTGTCGGTTTGGTCTTCAGTCCTGGGAAAGGGAGTCAGCCATCCACCTCTACGCTTCAGACTTTCCTGGAGCTCAGGAGGGACTCGGTCAGGCAACAGTTTCACCCCAGTGGAGGCAAGCGGCTTCTTTAAATCTCcggctcctgctcctgctcccgcTCCTGCTCCTCAGCCCCCGAGTCTTTCCCAGAATTCGTCTGTGGAC GTGACTCAAGTTAGCATGCTTCCCGCGGCCACCCTACCCACTACCGGCTCATCACAAAGAAGCCTGGCCACCCAGGTCACGGCCCGCTCCCCTGGCCCCAACATCATCCAGCTGGCGGGCCCGGTCTGTGGAGCCCAGGCTTTGGCGAGGGGTTCCAGCCCCGGGCAGGGCTCTACCGCTGGGGCCACAGATCCTGCGGGAATCCAGCCCGGCAGCCTGCCCTCGGGAGCTCGGCCACCAAATGCAGTGCGCACTGCAGCACAGGCTGCGTCTCCAGTCCGcgttcagttttttttaaaaaatgcttcaggCCTCAAGCCGGTGACTCTGCTGGAGCTTCCGCAAGGTTCGCCCCCTTTGAACGCCCAGCAGCAGCCAGAGCAGCGGCTCTATCAGTTGATTCCACAAGCACAACTTCAGCAAGCCTCCGCTTCTGGTCCTTGGCAGCCAGTGCCACGGGGTCCCGGTGCCCGAGGCCCAGCCCCTCCAGAGACGGCCTCACCTGCTCAGCAGGCCGTTGTCCTGAACCTCCTGGGacagggccggggccggggccggg AGAACCAGGGAAGAGCCCGGCCGAGCGGCCCTCGGCACACGCTGCAGCTGTCCCCTGCCTCGCAGCCGTGGCCACAGCAGCAGGCGCAACAGCATAGAATCTTGCAGCACCCGGTGGCCGTGACAACCGTAGCCACCCAGACGGCTCAGCCTTCTTGGGGCCAGCGGGCCGCAAGCCAGTCCGaaggtaaaaagaacagaggccCGCCTTCCCCTCCCAGATCCTGA